In Gossypium arboreum isolate Shixiya-1 chromosome 5, ASM2569848v2, whole genome shotgun sequence, a single genomic region encodes these proteins:
- the LOC108453370 gene encoding proteasome subunit alpha type-1-B-like: MFRNQYDTDVTTWSPAGRLFQVEYAMEAVKQGSAAIGLRSKTHVVLGCVNKANSELSSHQKKIFKVDDHIGVAIAGLTADGRVLSRYMRNECINYSFTYESPLPVGRLVVQLADKAQVCTQRSWKRPYGVGLLVAGLDESGAHLYYNCPSGNYFEYQAFAIGSRSQAAKTYLERRFENFTDSSRDDLVKDAIMAIRETLQGETLKSSICTIAVVGAGEPFHVLDQGTVQQIIDTFETAAEQEDPATEPDAATGQEAAAEQGTAADHGGSTDEGAAPMDI; this comes from the exons ATGTTCAGGAACCAGTACGATACCGACGTCACTACATGGAGCCCAGCTGGGCGGTTGTTCCAAGTGGAGTACGCGATGGAGGCTGTGAAGCAGGGTTCGGCGGCGATCGGTCTCCGATCCAAGACCCATGTGGTGTTGGGTTGCGTCAACAAGGCTAATTCCGAATTGTCTTCTCACCAGAAGAAGATCTTCAAAGTCGACGACCACATTGGGGTCGCCATCGCCGGTCTCACCGCCGACGGTCGCGTGCTCTCTCGGTATATGCGAAACGAGTGTATCAACTACAGCTTCACTTACGAATCGCCGCTTCCTGTCGGGAGACTCGTCGTCCAGCTCGCCGATAAAGCACAG GTTTGCACCCAACGCTCTTGGAAACGACCTTACGGTGTTGGCCTGTTGGTGGCTGGCTTGGATGAATCTGGGGCTCATCTTTACTATAACTGTCCAAGTGGGAATTACTTCGAATACCAGGCTTTTGCCATTGGATCACGGTCACAAGCTGCAAAGACATACTTGGAACGGAGGTTTGAGAACTTTACAGACTCCTCGAGGGATGATCTGGTGAAAGATGCTATTATGGCAATAAGGGAGACCCTGCAAGGAGAAACTCTGAAAAGCTCAATATGTACAATTGCTGTGGTAGGGGCTGGAGAACCGTTCCACGTATTAGATCAGGGAACTGTACAGCAAATCATTGATACCTTCGAGACTGCAGCGGAGCAAGAAGACCCCGCTACCGAACCTGATGCTGCTACAGGTCAGGAGGCTGCCGCTGAGCAGGGCACTGCTGCTGATCACGGTGGTTCTACAGATGAAGGTGCGGCCCCAATGGATATTTGA
- the LOC108453369 gene encoding uncharacterized protein LOC108453369: MGAETLVNNGEAKAPLILGLQPAALIDHVARVDWSLLHQIPGERGGSIPVEFKELEHILSELKKHILTSVDDPSPMKTMAGGSVANTIRGLSSGFGVNSGMIGAYGDDEQGQLFVSNMNFTGVNISRLRKKTGPTAQCVCLVDAYGNRTMRPCLSTAVKVQGDELTKDDFSGSKWLVMRYGIFNLEVTQAAIRFAKLEGLSVSIDLASFEMVRNFREPLLKLLKSGDIDLCFANEDEATELLRGEANASPEAALEYLSKYCQWAVVTLGANGCIAKHAQEVVRVPAIGETKAVDATGAGDLFAGGFLYGLVKGLSLEECCKVGSCSGGAVIRSLGGEVTPENWQWMYKQMQIKGLPLPDIRN, encoded by the exons ATGGGAGCAGAAACCTTGGTTAATAACGGGGAGGCCAAGGCTCCCCTTATCCTGGGACTACAGCCAGCTGCCCTCATTGATCATGTGGCTCGTGTCGATTGGTCCTTGCTCCATCAAATTCCTGGTGAACGTGGTGGCTCCATTCCG GTGGAATTCAAGGAGCTTGAGCATATATTAAGCGAGTTGAAAAAGCATATCCTTACTTCAGTTGATGATCCATCTCCTATGAAGACTATGGCTGGGGGAAGTGTTGCAAATACTATTCGTGGACTTAGCTCTGGCTTTGGTGTTAACAGTGGAATGATCGGGGCCTATGGGGATGATGAGCAAGGTCAATTGTTTGTAAGTAACATGAACTTTACTGGAGTTAATATTTCGAGACTGCGAAAGAAGACGGGACCAACGGCTCAG TGTGTTTGCCTAGTTGATGCATACGGCAATAGAACAATGCGCCCTTGCCTGTCGACCGCTGTAAAAGTTCAG GGGGATGAATTGACGAAGGATGACTTTAGTGGTTCTAAG TGGTTAGTAATGAGATATGGAATATTCAATTTGGAAGTTACTCAAGCAGCTATAAGATTTGCCAAACTAGAGGGTTTGTCTGTCTCCATCGATTTGGCCAGTTTTGAG ATGGTTCGGAATTTTAGAGAACCTCTTCTAAAGTTACTGAAGTCGGGAGATATCGACCTCTGCTTTGCCAACGAGGATGAAGCAACAGAACTACTAAG GGGTGAAGCAAATGCTAGTCCTGAAGCTGCACTGGAATACCTGTCCAAATATTGCCAATGGGCTGTGGTTACATTAGGGGCCAACGGATGCATCGCAAAACACGCACAAGAG GTTGTCCGAGTTCCGGCTATAGGGGAGACAAAAGCGGTTGATGCCACAGGAGCTGGGGACCTCTTCGCTGGTGGTTTCTTATATGGATTGGTCAAGGGATTATCACTTGAGGAATGTTGCAAAGTGGGCTCATGTAGTGGTGGTGCAGTGATTCGTTCACTTGGGGGTGAGGTAACACCTGAGAATTGGCAATGGATGTATAAGCAGATGCAGATAAAGGGCCTACCACTTCCTGATATTCGGAATTGA